The Desulfovibrio sp. genome includes a region encoding these proteins:
- a CDS encoding tetratricopeptide repeat protein — MQKNCPQLELAREDLMEMEGLLCEQLSSFLSFSGHALYFPTNRAPEEPQLLSRERRLLLPLRRDDHLLGVAMLHGVKAREARPLLPFLPAIAALCLENLARAKAMRTDSVTGIATEEALFAHMENAAERLRAYLEEPGAEESGPAPLHWLCMGIVLLRLANGESVVRRGGHAFAEKYLKALADACREALPSDVLAARVGRWEIALLFPASGRGACHKLARAALTRMEAVRMPYPLLKKPVRPRLCAGHALYPQDMRGTEMHLEMHDQARLCMDRARLAADVAGQEADGAQAVESRIMPFARILQEGGMVLESLPLGRVRLSLGRQAKAREGMRFALWGQAESGSPHYKGELVVLHTRDTDSVAEALHLVDVTCRPEVGDRLTLLGETPVLSPDLDEQDFSTARPAIPDAAVAMQAQSQEAEPAGGGKSAAAACAASASAVSQPAECAGGLCGHGDFLNRFAVEAERRNRFTLCLLRLEPGNSDAGDAAHPDAVPLDGMHDAANRQGIIETALSVWRDALGKAQGLQQPMAGRYGSNSLIFFHPDVEAQALASLYEGVCGELNSLGISASVGLAGYPFLQFRRGEMPDYALKALEYALLLPDPKVGVCNSLALNISADRRYSLGDVFGAVEEYKLALLADEANAMAWNSLGVCMAALGRQHEARRHFTEALRHGPDKALAEQIYYNLGTVCQGLGEKRAAARYYRQCVKVSPEHLFAHIRLGQLCEQGGRRAEARRFYEIAAALEDARPGAPSLARRHLARVAVRQRKRGEARELLHEALVRNPQDAASMLLLANIYLDSNEDPAMAELLARKSAGLHDKPEAWETLARALRKLGREEEARVAEAKAVLS, encoded by the coding sequence ATGCAAAAAAACTGCCCGCAGCTCGAACTCGCGCGTGAAGACCTCATGGAAATGGAAGGCCTGTTGTGTGAACAATTGTCTTCATTCCTGTCCTTTTCAGGGCACGCCCTGTATTTTCCCACCAACCGCGCACCCGAAGAGCCGCAGTTGCTGTCGCGAGAGCGCAGGCTACTGCTGCCCTTGCGGCGCGACGACCATCTGCTCGGTGTTGCCATGCTGCACGGCGTCAAAGCGCGGGAGGCCCGACCCCTGTTGCCTTTTTTGCCTGCCATAGCGGCCCTGTGTCTGGAAAATCTTGCCAGAGCCAAGGCCATGCGCACGGATTCCGTTACCGGGATTGCCACAGAAGAGGCCCTGTTTGCGCATATGGAAAATGCCGCAGAGCGTTTGCGGGCCTATCTGGAAGAGCCGGGCGCTGAAGAAAGCGGCCCCGCGCCCCTGCACTGGCTGTGTATGGGGATTGTGCTGCTGCGCCTTGCCAATGGGGAATCTGTGGTGCGGCGCGGCGGGCATGCTTTTGCAGAAAAATATCTCAAGGCGCTGGCAGACGCCTGCCGCGAAGCTCTGCCATCGGATGTTCTGGCGGCGCGCGTGGGGCGCTGGGAGATTGCCTTGCTCTTTCCCGCCAGCGGGCGGGGCGCTTGCCACAAGCTGGCCCGTGCAGCCCTGACGCGCATGGAAGCGGTGCGCATGCCCTATCCGTTGTTGAAAAAGCCCGTGCGCCCGCGCCTGTGCGCCGGGCATGCCCTGTATCCGCAGGATATGCGCGGTACAGAGATGCACCTTGAAATGCACGATCAGGCCCGCCTGTGCATGGATCGCGCCCGGCTTGCCGCAGATGTGGCCGGGCAGGAGGCTGACGGCGCTCAGGCTGTGGAAAGCCGCATCATGCCCTTTGCGCGCATACTGCAAGAAGGCGGTATGGTGCTGGAATCCCTGCCGCTGGGCCGCGTGCGGCTGAGCCTCGGGCGTCAGGCCAAGGCCCGCGAGGGCATGCGCTTTGCCCTGTGGGGACAGGCGGAAAGCGGCTCGCCCCATTACAAGGGCGAGCTGGTGGTGCTGCATACGCGGGATACGGATTCCGTTGCCGAGGCCCTGCATCTGGTTGACGTTACCTGCCGCCCCGAAGTGGGGGACAGGCTCACCTTGCTGGGTGAAACGCCTGTTCTGAGCCCGGATCTGGACGAACAGGATTTTTCCACCGCGCGTCCTGCCATCCCGGATGCGGCGGTGGCCATGCAGGCGCAGAGCCAGGAGGCTGAACCCGCCGGAGGTGGCAAAAGTGCCGCTGCTGCGTGTGCTGCTTCAGCGTCTGCCGTGTCTCAGCCAGCAGAATGTGCTGGCGGTTTGTGCGGTCACGGTGATTTTTTGAACCGTTTTGCCGTGGAGGCGGAGCGGCGCAACCGTTTTACGCTTTGCCTGCTGCGGCTGGAGCCGGGCAATTCTGATGCGGGCGATGCCGCGCACCCCGATGCCGTGCCGCTGGACGGCATGCACGATGCCGCGAACCGGCAGGGGATTATTGAAACAGCCCTCAGCGTGTGGCGCGATGCCCTTGGCAAGGCGCAGGGCCTGCAGCAGCCGATGGCCGGACGCTACGGCAGCAACAGCCTGATATTTTTCCATCCAGATGTGGAAGCGCAAGCCCTTGCGTCTCTGTACGAAGGAGTGTGCGGCGAACTGAACAGCCTAGGCATTTCGGCTTCTGTTGGCCTTGCGGGCTATCCCTTCCTTCAGTTCCGCAGGGGCGAAATGCCCGACTACGCCCTGAAAGCTCTGGAATACGCCCTGCTGTTGCCAGACCCCAAGGTGGGGGTGTGCAATTCGCTTGCGCTGAACATCAGCGCCGACAGGCGGTACAGCCTCGGCGATGTTTTTGGCGCGGTGGAAGAATACAAACTTGCGCTGCTGGCTGACGAGGCCAATGCCATGGCCTGGAATTCCCTCGGCGTATGCATGGCGGCCCTTGGGCGGCAGCATGAAGCCCGGCGGCATTTTACGGAAGCCCTGCGGCACGGGCCGGATAAAGCCCTTGCCGAACAGATTTACTACAATCTGGGCACAGTCTGCCAGGGGCTTGGCGAAAAGCGCGCCGCAGCCCGGTATTACCGGCAGTGCGTCAAGGTTTCGCCCGAGCACCTGTTTGCCCACATTCGGCTTGGGCAACTGTGCGAACAAGGCGGCAGAAGGGCCGAGGCCCGGCGCTTTTACGAAATAGCCGCCGCCCTTGAGGATGCGCGCCCCGGCGCGCCCAGCCTTGCCCGCAGGCATCTTGCGCGTGTGGCTGTGCGCCAACGCAAGAGGGGCGAGGCGCGTGAGCTGCTCCATGAGGCCCTGGTGCGGAATCCGCAGGATGCGGCATCCATGCTGCTGCTGGCAAATATCTATCTGGACAGCAACGAAGATCCGGCCATGGCGGAACTGCTGGCCCGCAAGAGCGCTGGCCTGCACGACAAGCCCGAAGCATGGGAAACTCTTGCCCGTGCCCTGCGCAAGCTTGGGCGGGAAGAAGAGGCCCGTGTGGCCGAAGCCAAGGCCGTGCTTTCCTAG
- a CDS encoding bifunctional (p)ppGpp synthetase/guanosine-3',5'-bis(diphosphate) 3'-pyrophosphohydrolase, whose product MIRIQEILDKVSAGNPNADLELIQKAYVFAATAHAGQTRLSGEPYLSHPLAVASILAGMGFDEPTIAAGLLHDTVEDTKATIEELDENFGEEVADIVDGVTKISQITFENKEEAQAENIRKMILAMSHDMRVLMVKLADRLHNMRTLDFQKSHKQKRIAQETMDIYAPLANRLGLYVMKRDLEDLSFKYMRPDIYNQIDHWLDNHQVVEKQIIGKVVGLIQDLLESNGITGQVYGRIKHKHSIYKKMQAQSMTLDEMHDIMAFRVLVQDIKDCYAVLGLVHSQWRPVHGRFKDYISMPKTNGYQSLHTTVIGPEGERIEIQIRTEEMHRQAEHGVAAHWLYKEKGRVNSKDLEQFAWLREIFERQSEETDSREFMHSLKMDLFKDEVYIYTPAGDVKELPEGATPLDFAFVIHTKVGQHCSGAKINGRLMPLGTELKNGDVVEILTDPARNPNRDWLKIVKTAKARSRIQHYLRTEERTHAVTLGRELLEKEGRKVSLNVGKATKDGHLAIVAQEMNFDSVDDLVAAVGYAHTTPRKVLNKLYAVLHPEAATAAEPATPTVKESKEAASRKGEGVGISGVDGVLMRFAKCCNPVPGDPIIGYISRGLGISVHRADCPNVANMEPERLISVHWDGMEEKPYAAGIFIIAKNEQGVLAKVAEVMARNGVNIIGLNMDNQVDGRAKLRITVEVRDATQLYQLIEAIRVLPPIFEVVRDTEAEAT is encoded by the coding sequence ATGATTCGTATTCAGGAAATTCTCGATAAGGTTTCGGCTGGCAACCCGAACGCGGATCTGGAGCTGATCCAGAAGGCGTATGTGTTTGCCGCCACCGCCCATGCGGGGCAAACCCGCCTTTCGGGCGAGCCGTACCTTTCCCACCCTCTGGCGGTTGCCAGCATTCTGGCGGGCATGGGTTTTGACGAACCCACCATTGCCGCAGGCCTGCTGCACGACACAGTAGAAGACACCAAGGCCACCATTGAAGAGTTGGACGAAAATTTTGGCGAAGAAGTGGCCGATATCGTCGATGGCGTTACCAAAATCAGCCAGATCACCTTTGAGAACAAGGAAGAAGCCCAGGCGGAGAATATCCGCAAGATGATCCTGGCCATGAGCCACGACATGCGGGTTCTCATGGTCAAACTGGCCGACCGTCTGCACAATATGCGCACGCTGGACTTTCAGAAAAGTCATAAACAGAAGCGTATTGCCCAGGAAACCATGGATATCTACGCGCCCCTGGCCAACCGCCTGGGTTTGTACGTGATGAAGCGCGACCTGGAAGACCTGAGCTTCAAATACATGCGGCCCGACATTTACAACCAGATCGATCACTGGCTGGACAACCATCAGGTTGTGGAAAAGCAGATCATCGGCAAGGTTGTGGGTCTGATTCAGGATCTGCTGGAATCAAACGGCATCACCGGGCAGGTTTATGGGCGCATCAAGCACAAGCACAGCATCTATAAAAAGATGCAGGCCCAGTCCATGACACTGGACGAAATGCACGACATCATGGCCTTTCGCGTGCTGGTGCAGGATATCAAGGACTGTTACGCAGTGCTGGGGCTTGTGCACTCGCAGTGGCGGCCCGTGCACGGGCGTTTTAAAGACTACATTTCCATGCCCAAGACCAACGGCTACCAGAGCCTGCACACCACGGTCATCGGGCCGGAAGGGGAGCGTATTGAAATCCAGATACGCACCGAGGAGATGCACAGGCAGGCCGAACACGGCGTTGCCGCCCACTGGCTGTACAAGGAAAAAGGCCGCGTCAACAGTAAAGACCTTGAGCAGTTTGCCTGGCTGCGCGAAATTTTTGAGCGCCAGAGTGAAGAAACAGATTCCCGCGAGTTCATGCACTCGCTGAAAATGGATCTGTTCAAGGACGAGGTCTACATCTACACCCCGGCTGGCGATGTTAAGGAACTGCCCGAAGGCGCTACACCGCTGGACTTTGCCTTTGTGATCCACACCAAGGTGGGCCAGCATTGCAGCGGCGCAAAAATCAATGGCCGCCTCATGCCCCTTGGCACGGAGCTGAAAAACGGCGACGTGGTGGAAATCCTCACCGACCCGGCGCGCAATCCCAACCGCGACTGGCTCAAGATTGTCAAAACCGCCAAGGCGCGCAGCCGTATTCAGCACTATCTGCGCACGGAAGAACGCACCCACGCCGTGACCCTTGGTCGCGAACTGCTGGAAAAAGAAGGCCGCAAGGTCAGCCTGAACGTGGGCAAAGCCACCAAGGATGGGCATCTGGCCATTGTGGCCCAGGAAATGAATTTTGACAGCGTGGATGATCTGGTTGCCGCCGTGGGCTATGCCCACACCACGCCGCGCAAGGTGCTCAACAAGCTGTATGCGGTGCTGCACCCCGAGGCCGCCACTGCTGCGGAACCCGCCACTCCCACCGTAAAGGAAAGCAAGGAAGCCGCCTCCCGCAAGGGCGAGGGCGTGGGCATTTCCGGCGTGGACGGCGTGCTCATGCGCTTTGCCAAGTGCTGCAACCCGGTGCCGGGCGATCCCATTATTGGCTACATCAGCCGTGGGCTTGGTATCAGCGTACACCGTGCCGACTGCCCCAACGTGGCCAATATGGAGCCGGAGCGTCTTATTTCCGTGCATTGGGACGGCATGGAAGAAAAGCCCTACGCAGCTGGCATCTTCATTATCGCCAAGAACGAACAGGGCGTTCTGGCCAAGGTTGCCGAGGTCATGGCCCGCAACGGCGTCAACATTATTGGCCTGAACATGGACAATCAGGTGGATGGACGTGCCAAGCTGCGTATTACCGTAGAGGTGCGCGACGCCACCCAGCTCTACCAGCTTATTGAAGCCATCCGCGTATTGCCGCCCATTTTTGAAGTGGTGCGTGATACTGAGGCTGAGGCTACGTAA
- a CDS encoding DEAD/DEAH box helicase, whose product MSRSEQSVVREMCQTFLHDSVPEYIRDAAYYILSEGEVQKINIQEGETWDVQGVIQGEDLQVFTPSLSLTITDRSTRHQCNCSDAFSGICRHVAALALRLVEELRKEQGDPEETPPPSTDWKQSFRNFFSTDMEPEPGRHYLIFRFEPEQGRLLVSFFRGRQNKSGLSSVHNEVTLDQIIQNPDWCEFSPQLPHVARQIGQHLDYYGHRVEIPQGLTSWFFWSVRKEYYLLWKDTDKPCRIESTPFALKLKPILDDSGFRFEVLLKREGRPPLPIRAGRSNPSDRNPTESTAPEDAPITFHGQMPLWVCYQHNFYPVQTGLYPSLVRNLIYERPVVPHEEISEFLDRVWTRLPASELYEPQQFLKLMEPVFQPATYNPKLFLDEEGSLLTLEIDNVYETRHGEFTLNGPNPDFQTGSYAYEGQTYLVRRHQDEEAQLMNELSGMDFQARSSKLWFLEPEEAIAFLLDSYPKLIENYRVYGEKALSRYKVRTASSNITAQVVSNEKEKWFSLDINVEYEGQSLPLEKIWKAWTRGKRYVQLKDGSYTSLPEAWLEKLSHKLTALGLDPSKPPQQKFKQFEAPVLDSLLEDLPGAATDSFWNNLREKIRSFREVRPITPPKALNANLRSYQVQGLSYLNFLSEYGFGGILADEMGLGKTVQTLAFIQHMIDVHHDGPNLIVVPTSVLPNWEREAEKFVPGLKRLTIYGTRREGMFKHISSSDLIITTYALLRRDLEEMEKYEFNTVILDEAQNIKNPNTITARAVRRINARMRLCLSGTPIENNLFELWSLFEFLMPGFLGSQHAFQRGIVKPIKDGDAETLDYLRTRVRPFILRRTKAEVAKDLPPKVESVTCCALEEAQAELYAALARKLRAQVLADVDEKGLAKSQMSILDALLKLRQICCHPRLLKLDMPGFSNNLPSGKFDAFKDMVMEIVEGGHKVLVFSQFVQMLQIIKQWLEFSQIPFCYLDGASKDRFDQVDKFNNTPEIPIFLISLKAGGTGLNLTSADYVIHYDPWWNPAVESQATDRTHRIGQTRQVFSYKLICQNTVEEKILKLQEAKRGVAEAIIPGQDTWKSLTREDLEMLFDV is encoded by the coding sequence ATGAGTCGATCTGAACAGAGCGTCGTTCGCGAAATGTGCCAGACTTTCCTGCACGATAGTGTGCCGGAATACATCCGCGACGCCGCCTACTATATCCTGTCCGAAGGTGAGGTGCAAAAAATAAATATCCAGGAGGGCGAAACCTGGGACGTCCAAGGCGTCATCCAGGGCGAAGACCTGCAGGTCTTCACGCCGAGCCTGAGCCTCACCATTACGGACCGCAGCACCCGCCACCAGTGCAACTGCTCTGATGCGTTCTCAGGCATCTGCCGCCATGTGGCAGCACTTGCCTTGCGCCTTGTGGAAGAACTGCGCAAGGAACAGGGCGACCCCGAAGAAACCCCGCCCCCCAGCACCGACTGGAAACAGAGCTTCCGCAACTTTTTTTCTACCGACATGGAACCGGAGCCAGGCCGCCACTATCTCATATTCCGCTTTGAACCGGAACAGGGCCGTTTGCTGGTTTCCTTTTTCCGTGGCCGGCAGAACAAATCCGGGCTTTCCAGCGTGCACAACGAGGTAACGCTGGATCAGATCATCCAGAACCCCGACTGGTGTGAATTTTCACCCCAATTGCCGCATGTGGCCCGCCAGATCGGCCAGCACCTCGACTATTACGGGCACCGGGTTGAAATCCCCCAGGGGCTGACCTCGTGGTTTTTCTGGTCTGTGCGCAAAGAATATTATCTGCTGTGGAAAGACACGGATAAACCCTGCCGCATCGAGAGCACGCCTTTTGCGCTCAAGCTCAAGCCCATTCTGGACGATTCGGGCTTCCGTTTTGAAGTGCTGCTCAAGCGCGAGGGCCGCCCCCCTCTGCCCATCCGGGCGGGGCGCAGCAATCCCAGCGACCGCAACCCGACAGAGAGCACCGCGCCGGAAGACGCGCCCATCACCTTTCACGGGCAAATGCCCCTGTGGGTCTGCTACCAGCACAATTTCTATCCGGTGCAGACGGGCCTCTATCCTTCGCTGGTGCGCAACCTTATCTACGAACGCCCGGTTGTGCCGCACGAAGAAATTTCCGAATTTCTCGACCGCGTGTGGACGCGCCTGCCGGCCTCGGAACTCTACGAACCGCAGCAGTTCCTCAAGCTCATGGAGCCGGTGTTCCAGCCTGCCACCTATAATCCCAAGCTCTTCCTTGATGAAGAGGGCAGCCTGCTGACGCTGGAAATCGACAACGTCTATGAAACGCGCCACGGCGAATTCACACTCAACGGGCCCAACCCCGACTTCCAGACCGGCAGCTATGCCTATGAAGGGCAAACCTATCTGGTGCGCCGCCATCAGGACGAAGAAGCCCAGTTGATGAACGAACTGAGCGGCATGGATTTTCAGGCCCGCTCCAGCAAACTGTGGTTCCTCGAGCCGGAAGAAGCCATTGCCTTTCTGCTCGACTCCTACCCCAAGCTGATTGAAAACTACCGCGTCTACGGCGAAAAGGCCCTCTCGCGCTACAAGGTGCGCACGGCTTCTTCCAACATCACGGCGCAGGTGGTCAGCAACGAAAAGGAAAAATGGTTCTCGCTGGACATCAACGTGGAATACGAAGGCCAGAGCCTGCCCCTGGAAAAGATCTGGAAGGCCTGGACCCGCGGCAAACGTTATGTGCAGCTGAAGGACGGCTCCTATACCAGCCTGCCCGAAGCGTGGCTTGAAAAGCTCTCGCACAAGCTCACGGCCCTGGGGCTCGACCCTTCAAAACCCCCGCAGCAGAAGTTCAAGCAGTTTGAAGCCCCTGTGCTCGACAGCCTGCTGGAAGACCTGCCCGGCGCAGCCACGGACTCCTTCTGGAACAACCTGCGCGAAAAAATCCGCTCGTTCCGCGAGGTGCGGCCCATCACGCCGCCCAAGGCGCTCAACGCCAACCTGCGCAGCTACCAGGTGCAAGGGCTTTCGTACCTCAACTTCCTTTCGGAATACGGGTTCGGCGGTATTCTTGCCGACGAAATGGGCCTTGGCAAAACCGTGCAGACCCTGGCCTTTATCCAGCACATGATCGACGTGCACCATGACGGGCCAAACCTTATTGTAGTGCCCACCTCGGTGCTGCCCAACTGGGAGCGCGAAGCGGAAAAGTTCGTTCCCGGCCTCAAGCGGCTGACCATTTACGGTACCCGCCGCGAGGGCATGTTCAAGCATATTTCCAGCTCGGATCTTATCATCACCACCTACGCGCTGTTGCGGCGCGATCTGGAGGAGATGGAAAAATACGAGTTCAACACCGTTATTCTTGACGAAGCCCAGAACATCAAGAACCCCAACACCATCACAGCCCGCGCCGTGCGCCGCATCAACGCCCGCATGCGCCTGTGTCTCTCGGGCACGCCCATTGAAAACAACCTCTTTGAGTTGTGGTCGTTGTTCGAGTTCCTCATGCCGGGCTTTCTGGGTTCGCAGCACGCCTTCCAGCGGGGCATCGTCAAGCCCATCAAGGACGGCGACGCTGAAACGCTGGACTATCTGCGCACCCGCGTGCGCCCCTTCATTCTGCGCCGTACCAAGGCCGAAGTGGCCAAGGATCTGCCGCCCAAGGTGGAAAGCGTCACCTGCTGCGCGCTGGAAGAAGCGCAGGCAGAGCTGTACGCAGCCCTGGCCCGCAAGCTGCGCGCCCAGGTGCTGGCCGACGTGGACGAAAAAGGCCTTGCAAAGAGCCAGATGTCCATTCTCGATGCATTGCTCAAGCTGCGCCAGATATGCTGCCACCCGCGCCTGCTCAAGCTCGACATGCCCGGCTTCTCCAACAACCTGCCTTCGGGCAAGTTCGACGCCTTCAAGGACATGGTCATGGAAATTGTGGAAGGCGGCCACAAGGTGCTCGTCTTCTCGCAGTTTGTGCAGATGCTCCAGATCATCAAGCAGTGGCTGGAATTTTCGCAGATTCCCTTCTGCTACCTCGATGGCGCGAGCAAAGACCGTTTCGATCAGGTAGACAAGTTCAACAATACGCCTGAAATCCCGATCTTCCTGATCTCGCTCAAGGCTGGCGGCACGGGCCTCAACCTGACCTCCGCAGACTACGTTATCCACTACGACCCGTGGTGGAACCCCGCCGTGGAAAGTCAGGCCACAGACCGTACCCACCGTATCGGTCAGACCCGTCAGGTCTTTTCCTACAAGCTCATTTGCCAGAACACGGTGGAAGAGAAGATTCTCAAATTGCAGGAAGCCAAGCGCGGCGTGGCGGAAGCCATCATTCCCGGTCAGGACACCTGGAAGTCGCTCACGCGTGAAGATCTGGAAATGCTCTTTGACGTGTAG
- the chrA gene encoding chromate efflux transporter → MRENKTTLQVSLREAFLYWFKLGFINFGGPAGQIAMMHKNLVDGREWISEKVFLRALNFCMLLPGPEAHQLAVYIGWRLNGYWGGTIAGLCFLFPSVILMLFLSWLAAAQGQVPFVAGIFHGIAAAVVAIVIEALIRLSKKSLKHPALYAFAGGSFLLGQFLGVSFPVIVLLAGVAGVILGKLRPDIFCQKKPGTNECLTDAPESFANLPPLTHLFKVVGIFAAIWMAVILPIFAWRGIGDILSQISIFFSKAPFVTFGGAYAVLAYIVEHAVNLGWLTEKEMLLGLGLAETTPGPLIMVTQFVGFITAWNQPGGLTPMTAGILGGLLTTFTTFLPSFMFIFAGAPYIEAITANKKLNAALTGISGAVVGVVLKIGVFFAWNTFFPATGFDVFAVTVALVSLVALVRFKLSMHALVGLSGLAGLVWQIV, encoded by the coding sequence ATGAGGGAAAATAAAACAACGCTTCAGGTTTCTTTGCGGGAAGCCTTCCTTTACTGGTTCAAGCTCGGATTCATCAATTTTGGCGGGCCTGCAGGGCAGATCGCCATGATGCATAAAAATCTGGTGGATGGCAGGGAATGGATCAGCGAAAAGGTTTTTCTGCGGGCGCTCAATTTCTGCATGCTGTTGCCGGGGCCGGAAGCGCATCAACTGGCCGTGTACATAGGCTGGCGGCTCAACGGCTACTGGGGCGGAACCATTGCCGGGCTGTGCTTTTTGTTCCCCTCGGTGATTCTGATGCTCTTTCTTTCATGGCTGGCCGCCGCGCAGGGGCAGGTTCCCTTTGTGGCCGGTATTTTCCACGGAATCGCCGCCGCAGTTGTGGCCATTGTTATTGAAGCGCTTATCCGGCTTTCAAAAAAATCACTCAAGCACCCAGCACTGTACGCATTTGCTGGCGGCTCGTTTTTACTTGGGCAGTTTCTTGGTGTATCCTTTCCGGTGATTGTTTTGCTGGCTGGTGTGGCGGGTGTCATCCTTGGCAAGCTGCGGCCAGACATTTTTTGCCAGAAAAAGCCGGGAACAAATGAATGCCTGACTGACGCACCAGAATCTTTCGCCAATCTGCCGCCTCTGACGCACCTTTTCAAGGTGGTGGGGATATTCGCCGCAATCTGGATGGCTGTGATTCTGCCCATTTTCGCATGGCGGGGCATCGGCGACATACTTTCCCAGATATCCATTTTTTTCAGCAAAGCGCCCTTTGTGACCTTTGGCGGCGCATATGCCGTGCTTGCCTATATTGTAGAGCATGCAGTGAACCTTGGCTGGCTGACGGAAAAGGAAATGCTGCTGGGCCTAGGCCTTGCGGAAACAACCCCCGGCCCGCTGATCATGGTGACGCAGTTTGTGGGCTTCATCACCGCGTGGAACCAGCCCGGCGGCCTGACGCCCATGACGGCGGGCATTCTGGGCGGCCTGCTCACCACCTTCACCACGTTTTTGCCAAGTTTTATGTTCATATTTGCTGGCGCGCCCTACATTGAGGCTATTACGGCCAACAAAAAACTCAATGCCGCGCTTACGGGCATATCCGGCGCGGTGGTGGGCGTGGTGCTCAAGATCGGCGTGTTCTTTGCCTGGAACACATTTTTCCCGGCTACGGGATTTGATGTATTTGCCGTGACTGTTGCGCTGGTGTCGCTGGTGGCCTTGGTGCGCTTTAAACTTTCCATGCACGCGCTGGTGGGGTTGAGCGGGCTTGCCGGGCTGGTCTGGCAGATAGTCTGA
- a CDS encoding peptide-binding protein, with amino-acid sequence MLESISAHRATRFYGKKWIRWVTISCALLCICASSAFCADSAGDLPEESDLAPSGAAISQAGPPASGGSIFFGTIGEASNLIPYLTSDSASHEVADLIYTAPLRYNKDLQPEPWAAESWSMEDGGKRMRFTLRKGILWEDGQELTAEDVAFTCKLAADPATGSPYAEDFLRIKELRVIDRYTFEVRYDQFFARAVSTWMNPILPKHILEGQNIRSTPFARKPMGAGPYRLKSWEPGSRIVLEASPTYFAGKPRIDEVVYRIIPDNATMFMETRAGRLDVMDLSPLQYLRQTSGPEWQSRFHKFRYIASVYIFLGFNLEHPFFKDVRVRRAISMAIDREGIIKGVLLGQGVPAFGPFKPGSWPYHPGLKPMPRNIAAARALLAEAGFADHDGDGLLDRNGQPLAFTILTNQGNEQRILAATVMQSQLREVGIDVRIRTVEWAAFIREFVNKGRFDAVLLGWTIPQDPDLFSVWHSSQTFEGGLNFTHYRNPEVDKLLEEAQSTPDQKKRAELYYRIQEIFDAEQPYCFLFVPYALPVVQRRFQGIEPALAGIMYNFEKWWIPKALQHTQMQP; translated from the coding sequence ATGTTGGAATCAATATCAGCCCACCGGGCCACCCGATTTTACGGGAAAAAGTGGATTCGTTGGGTCACAATTTCATGTGCTTTACTGTGCATTTGTGCATCATCGGCTTTTTGCGCTGATTCTGCGGGTGATCTGCCGGAAGAATCCGACCTTGCCCCTTCGGGTGCGGCGATCAGCCAGGCTGGCCCCCCGGCCTCCGGCGGCAGCATATTTTTTGGCACCATTGGCGAGGCTTCAAATCTTATTCCCTACCTCACGTCAGACTCCGCCTCGCATGAGGTGGCAGACCTCATCTACACGGCGCCGCTGCGTTACAACAAGGATTTGCAGCCTGAGCCGTGGGCCGCAGAATCGTGGAGCATGGAAGACGGCGGCAAACGCATGCGTTTTACCCTGCGCAAGGGCATATTGTGGGAGGACGGGCAGGAACTGACCGCCGAAGACGTGGCCTTTACCTGCAAGCTGGCGGCAGACCCTGCCACCGGCAGCCCTTATGCCGAGGATTTTTTGCGTATCAAGGAACTGCGGGTCATTGACCGCTATACATTTGAAGTGCGCTATGACCAGTTTTTTGCGCGGGCGGTATCCACCTGGATGAACCCCATTTTGCCCAAGCATATTCTGGAAGGGCAAAACATCCGCTCCACGCCCTTTGCGCGCAAGCCCATGGGGGCCGGGCCGTATCGGCTCAAGTCGTGGGAGCCGGGAAGCCGTATTGTGCTTGAGGCTTCGCCCACCTATTTTGCGGGCAAGCCGCGCATTGACGAAGTGGTGTACAGGATCATTCCCGACAACGCCACCATGTTTATGGAAACCCGTGCTGGCAGGCTGGACGTGATGGATCTTTCGCCCCTGCAATATCTGCGGCAGACCTCCGGCCCGGAATGGCAGAGCCGATTCCATAAATTCCGCTACATCGCTTCGGTGTATATTTTCCTGGGTTTTAATCTGGAGCATCCCTTTTTCAAGGATGTGCGGGTGCGGCGGGCCATTTCCATGGCTATCGACCGCGAGGGCATCATCAAGGGTGTTTTGCTTGGGCAGGGGGTTCCGGCCTTTGGGCCGTTCAAGCCCGGCTCGTGGCCGTACCATCCCGGCCTCAAGCCCATGCCGAGAAACATTGCCGCCGCGCGCGCCCTGCTGGCCGAGGCGGGCTTTGCCGATCATGACGGCGATGGCCTGCTTGATCGCAACGGCCAGCCGCTGGCCTTTACCATCCTGACCAATCAGGGCAACGAGCAGCGCATTCTTGCGGCTACCGTCATGCAGTCGCAACTGCGCGAGGTGGGCATTGACGTGCGTATCCGTACCGTGGAGTGGGCGGCCTTTATCCGCGAATTTGTCAACAAGGGGCGGTTTGACGCCGTGCTGCTGGGCTGGACAATACCGCAGGATCCTGACCTGTTTTCTGTATGGCATTCATCGCAAACCTTTGAGGGCGGGCTGAATTTTACCCACTACCGCAATCCCGAGGTGGACAAGCTGCTTGAAGAAGCGCAATCCACGCCTGATCAGAAAAAGCGCGCGGAGCTGTATTATCGCATTCAGGAAATATTTGATGCGGAGCAGCCCTACTGCTTTTTGTTTGTGCCCTACGCCCTGCCAGTGGTGCAGCGGCGGTTTCAGGGCATAGAACCCGCACTGGCGGGCATAATGTATAATTTTGAAAAATGGTGGATTCCCAAAGCCTTGCAGCATACGCAGATGCAGCCCTAA